A genomic window from Silene latifolia isolate original U9 population chromosome Y, ASM4854445v1, whole genome shotgun sequence includes:
- the LOC141627884 gene encoding uncharacterized protein LOC141627884, whose protein sequence is MANTPARKIIRHSRQEILAANSGSNHLKKGPWVICGDFNTVLQPSERLGGSSTMEEMDDFKACVDECEVTRVYSRLDRVLVNQEWLQNNGQAFAHFFCESTFDHTPCVVQRKTDLCKRNRSFKYFNMWSKSVDFIPCVQLNWGKKWPGTKMFNLVKKLKHLKRPLKDLNRVDFDDIENTTARARMYLESIQIKLRSEPQG, encoded by the exons ATGGCAAATACTCCTGCTCGCAAAATTATCAGGCATAGTAGACAAGAGATTCTGGCAGCTAATTCTGGCTCTAACCATCTTAAAAAG GGACCATGGGTAATTTGTGGAGATTTCAACACTGTTTTACAGCCTTCAGAAAGGTTAGGAGGTAGTAGTACCATGGAAGAAATGGATGATTTCAAAGCATGTGTTGATGAATGTGAG GTTACCAGAGTTTATAGCAGGTTGGATCGTGTACTGGTAAATCAGGAGTGGTTGCAGAATAATGGCCAGGCCTTTGCACATTTCTTTTGTGAAAGCACCTTTGATCACACTCCATGTGTAGTACAGAGGAAAACTGATTTGTGTAAAAGAAATAGGAGCTTCAAATACTTCAACATGTGGAGTAAATCTGTGGATTTTATTCCATGTGTTCAATTGAATTGGGGGAAAAAGTGGCCTGGGACAAAAATGTTTAATCTGGTTAAAAAGTTGAAGCATTTAAAAAGACCCCTGAAGGACCTCAATAGGGTTGATTTTGATGATATTGAGAATACTACTGCTAGGGCTCGTATGTATTTGGAATCTATTCAGATTAAGCTTAGAAGTGAACCACAAGGCTGA
- the LOC141627886 gene encoding uncharacterized protein LOC141627886 — MGPDESLKSMSSRFSSIINELANLGRTYESEDIVRKVLRSLTIRWRQKVTAIEEGRDLTLLKYESLMGILMAHELVLDEDAKEIPKAKGLALNAFSSDNESDVEEEVALLSKRIAIIIRKQNQGKFDNFKSKKSTPSFSSSSSSSSSRFMSRMRCFKCGDRDHQIRNCPNGKKKSLEINFGGESDSEDDESPKEKKEEKLCLTTTYKPRSQRKTCNDSLRCLMANSEASDSDSDDEVSLFNLKVQIRTLSRNQIINLLDETLDTSYEQNKRLDAMQIEIESIAKENIDLNLNADYDALLIKNKDLLIRNDSCTASINKRESYERDFHKRKYVGLPEYILCKFCGKTGHGPKRGSSRWYLDSGCSRHMTGNRNHFLSLSAYNGGNVTFGDNMKGEVIGIGKIGKSLSHSNDDVLLVHGLRHNLISIYQLCDKGNMALNTPTPQEERLNKTE, encoded by the exons ATGGGTCCAGATGAGTCGTTAAAGAGCATGTCTTCACGCTTTTCCAGCATAATTAATGAACTTGCTAATCTTGGTAGAACTTATGAATCTGAGGATATAGTTCGTAAAGTCTTAAGAAGTCTTACCATAAGATGGCGACAAAAGGTTACGGCCATTGAAGAGGGTAGGGATTTAACCTTACTAAAATATGAGTCATTAATGGGAATTCTCATGGCACATGAACTAGTCCTTGATGAGGATGCAAAAGAAATTCCTAAAGCTAAAGGTCTAGCGTTAAATGCTTTTTCAAGTGATAATGAAAGTGATGTTGAAGAGGAAGTTGCTTTGCTGTCTAAACGAATTGCTATAATAATCAGAAAGCAAAATCAAGGAAAGTTCGATAATTTTAAATCAAAGAAATCAACTCCTTCATtctcctcatcttcttcttcttcgtcttcacGTTTTATGTCTAGAATGCGTTGTTTTAAATGTGGTGACCGTGATCATCAAATTCGAAATTGTCCTAATGGGAAGAAGAAAAGTCTAGAGATAAAC TTTGGGGGTGAATCCGACTCTGAGGATGATGAATCCCCtaaagaaaaaaaagaggagaagctctGTCTCACCACCACCTATAAGCCAAGGTCACAAAGAAAGACGTGCAATGACTCTCTTCGATGTCTAATGGCCAATTCTGAAGCATCTGACAGTGATTCCGATGATGAGGTAAGCCTTTTTAACCttaaggttcaaattagaacttTGTCTagaaatcaaattataaatttGCTTGATGAGACCCTAGACACAAGTTATGAACAAAACAAGCGTCTTGATGCTATGCAAATTGAAATTGAGAGTATTGCGAAGGAGAACATTGATTTAAA TCTTAATGCTGATTATGATGCTCTTCTCATTAAGAACAAAGACTTACTTATTAGA AATGACTCTTGTACTGCTAGCATCAATAAACGTGAATCTTATGAAAGAGACTTTCACAAGCGTAAGTACGTGGGCCTGCCAGAGTATATTCTTTGCAAGTTTTGTGGCAAGACGGGACAC GGCCCTAAGAGAGGAAGCAGCCGGTGGTATCTAGACAGCGGATGTTCTCGACACATGACAGGTAATAGAAACCACTTTCTCTCTTTGTCGGCTTACAATGGTGGAAATGTGACATTTGGAGACAATATGAAAGGTGAggtaattggcattggaaaaaTTGGTAAGTCTCTCTCACATTCCAACGATGATGTGCTGCTTGTTCATGGCCTTAGGCATAACTTGATTAGTATTTaccaattatgtgacaaag GGAACATGGCATTGAACACACCTACTCCGCAAGAAGAACGCCTCAACAAAACGGAGTAG